The stretch of DNA ACTTGGTTACATAAGGAAAAATTATAGCATCAGCGGTATAATAGTCCAACACCCTGACTGGTTGATTTCGTAGAGAGTCTCTGATTGTTTTCTTCGGTTTGAGACCAGTGATTAACTAATAAACTATAGAGTTCAGGTGGATAGTAAACTTTTTCTTGAGTAAATTGGGGGAATCATTGAAAGATGAAGGTGAAGGATATGCCATGTCTGGATATTATGTTTGTAGTGATTATTCAAGGTTAGACTATAGCAGtacattataaaaacataaagcTATCAACTATGAAAACTGAGGTGAACTATGAATATAGCTGACAATTATTGTATTGGTGAGTGTTCAAagaaatattacaaataaaagtgAATAAGATATCTGTGaaacattattaaaaaatacattaatttGCATCACTTTATGAATGATCTATACTAGCAGGCTACCTAACTAAATTTGTTATTTTCAGATTTCACTATTTAGCTGTGAGAATGTTTTTGCTGAAATTACTAGTGTAATAGTAGTAAACACCAAAAAAGTGAGGTAAAGTCGGAATATATCTGAAAAATGAGTGCAATGGTTTCGTGAATCGCCCAAAGAAATTATACAaatgaaaactaataaaatatatttgaaacattgtcaaaaaataagtatttacataagttttttgtttcgctactctttatttattttatagattttcTATTAAAATGTGAGGATACTCTTTGCTGAAAGTATTAACATGTAAGTTATCTACTTCTTCATAGGCAAGCATCTGGGAACACTTATTGACTCAGAAGAGAGGAGATCTTCAAATGTTTATGACATGTGTATATCAGGAGACACTCTGATAATACCGAGACATGATGAGAAGAAAGTACTATATTATCAGTTAATGTAGAAGCGATGAAATAATTACAAGCAGTGATTATAGAATAAGCAAGCATTGGACACAATGGAGAGGGTTTTCTATATTCAGACATTAATTCTTGCTTCGACTGCATCTCCTTAACAGCTGACTTTCTCACACAATAATTTTTGTCATGTGGCTTCTTTATGGCACCTTCAATATCTTACATGGGGTGACAAGATAACATATCGGTGTGTTACCATAGCTTTCTAAGTTATATACATAAAGTGTGtcgatataataatatactggtatattaattttttgggatgttaaaaaaggttttgaaaaTATGGTTCTTACAATATGGTTCTGGCAGTTGAAATTTTTATGTTTCCGATTGCAATTCACTACTCTTAATTATGAATCAATGATTTAAATTTGTAAGTTGCCAATGTCATTATTTCTTGCATTTATGTTGTTGTTTTTAGGCTGTACTGCTTAGTTTTGCTGTTCCATATACTCTGTTTCATTCACAAATCAGTTTTAAATTTGTATATGTCTTTATTGTGGCTTGCCTTAAACAGGAAATAATAACACTTGCACTTATACTGTTTTACCTTGGAAATACACGATCATTATTTGCCCTGGATAGGAAGTTGATCTTCACTGTTGGAACTTTGCTATATTTTGCTTTGATTTGCTTTCtgtatttttaatatgaattaATATAAATTCACACATATTCAGTTAAACTCAATAAATTATACCAATAATGATAGTACTTAATGTCCTATAGCGCAAATTATCACAACTGGAAACTCTGTAGATTTGGTATTTGGTGTGATACAGTTTTTATTACTCTAAAAGTGCATGTCGAAGATAATGTACTATGCATACACTTTTCCTCAAGTGACTGTCCAGGTTTTTAGCACTTATGAATTGAGTCTAGTTGGTTGCCTAGTCCAGCATTGAGTTGCGGTGAGAATGCTGACATTGATTTCATCAGCAAGAGTAGATAATTCCTTGGTTCTAGCAATAGCATTGATGTTGGTTGGTGCTAGTACGTGCGCGTGTTGATGTGTTTTTGCCAATGTGTTTGCTTGTGCTGGTATGCATTAGTTAGTGTGTATGCGCAAGCGGGCATGTGTTTTTGTGTGTTGGTGTGCTTACACGTTTGTGATGGTCTGCATACACCAGTGTGGGTgatcatatgtacatgtacactggGGTGCAATTGTGCCTATGTGTCGGTGTGCGTATGCCCATGTATGTTGATGTGTTGTATATAAGTGTGTGCATGGTTGTGCGTGTGTGCGCAGGTATGTGTTTGAACATGCAGGTGTGCTTCATGTAGTGTAGAAATCCAAAACAATTAGGCACTCTAGTCAACCCGTTGATGTTTGAACAAGAAGAAAACAGTCAACACACAAAGACTAATTTAAAACACCATGATACATAGACTTCCTGAAACCTGGTAAAACATTAATATTGATcaaaatgtgaatttttgtgcAAGTGTATTTGAGGGTGTTTACACTGTGTGCCGGTCAGACAtttaatatattgtgtaatCGGAAGCtacatttgaaaatttattGCTGATTGCATGGGTTTGGTTTAATATGTGGTTACCTATCGATGTGCATGTACATAACTTGAAATATCaaagttcataaaaatcaaaggtAGATTTACATTTTGGTCTCTTTCGATATTATTGTTTCACCTGGTTGCAGTACACCCATGTATTAAAAGTATGTTTTAAAGCAGTCATTgcacattaattttttttttcttatttacaACAGAGTACTTAGTATGTCTTTCTACTACTTATCATAGCCTATTCTGCAAATGATTTTTGTTTCAGCTATGTTGTTGCTCATTCTGACATTAGCTATTTCAGATTAGCGATTTCTCATGTCAAATTGCAAAAAGTATGCGCTCAGAACTTGAGTACTTCACATATACCCCAATTACATGACCAGGGTTTTActtaatttgttttatatttatatattgcgcTATATAAATCAGCATTAATCTATTCTAGCTTATTCGAAACTGTTTTTAAGTTGTCTTAACATTTCCAACCACAGAATAAAATTGCTAGCAATTACACAAGATAAACTAGTGCCTGGTCAATTACCTTTGAATTCTAAAACCTGTCTTTTTTGTATTCGACATCATCAGGTGTGCAGTAAGGTCACCCAAGTAATACACTATTGATTATGTTTGGTTTGAAACAGGGGTTTCAAACCACTATGGAGTAATGGAGCAATTATATTGCTGGTTTGAGCTAACAAAACAAGTAACGCCGGAGTAAAAGACAAAATGACATGTTTCTAAACGAGAAAATGTGGCACTGACCACTAGGCCAACTTCCAGCTGACCAAGAAAAGCTAACCGAAAAGGAAATCAGGCGTTCACAAAACCAGAAGATGTCCCATTGTGTGACTCAGCCCTACTATGACACCGTAAGATATCAAAGTTCCTACCATTTTTGTTCAAGTTACTCATAGCCAAATGCAAAAtagtatttatcataaaaaagaccaactttttctttatttcaGTGAGATCTTTGTGGTGATTACACTAACTGGAGATTACACCAGCTAATGAAGTcaataatttatgttttagctATTTGCATGTTTTAATGAATGCATTTAAATATTGTAGTCCACAAACATGGCAATGCTTAAAAAGTCAGTCATATGTTTTCCTTATCTACCGTCTACTATTTACTGCCActgaaacaaaaaaacaaagacATCACATCTCATATGACATTGTCTAAGGTATGCAGTTAGAACTGGAGTGTTCCACATATACCCTAAACGCATGACCTACGACAAAGAGATATGAATGCACTTTTAGTGTAGCTTCAacaatacattattttattgcattgttGTATCAGGAAAAAATACCAGTTGCAAAAGCATTTTAACCAAAGTAAAGTTTGGCAGTAAAAATAAAGAATTGGCAGCATAAAAAAGTATCTCAATTAATGGGATATTTTGGGCTTGAATGTAAGTATCTTAACAATTGGTTTGCTTTGGgatatttaatattttctggTATATTGGAGTTGTCACATGATAAGCAGTTTTATTACTTCATAGACTGTGTGACAGCCACAAAGTCTACACATTGTCCATAGAAtggaaattgtaaattttacgGATTAGACTTTAAACCCAAAGCTTAAAAAATTGTGTGATCAGAAAACACGAAAAAAATCAATTCAGGAAACTGATCAAGAAGACTTGTAAGAACCTGGTACAGTTTGCTGCTTTCCAAGGACGAGTTTAGGTTTTCTGATGTCCGCCATGTCATTTTGAATGTTTGTTTAGAAATCTATTTTTTACGCTTCTCGAATATCAGACTACTAAACCGCCATCGTTAAACATATCATAGGTTAGATAGATGCTTTGcaaaaatttgattggtttctCACTAACAATGATCAAACTTTTTGAAATACTGTAAAAGAAATACAATTATTAAGATCgcttttaatcttttacttaatgttataaaaagtttatgCGGATGTTAATGCAGATATGTAAGAGAGCTGCTTCTTTGACTATATCATCTGCTTATTTTGTATGCTAATATATTTGGATCAGTCTAACCTTTTCTTGAAATATATCCTATCGTTTGATAAGCCTACTCCTTGATAGTACAGGGGAATTTACACAATTGCTTGTTTGTGAAAAAATTTCACTTTATGACTCCTACTggattattattaaataaatagtATTTATTAATTGTGAATTCACCCACaccaatttttgtttttgatctCTAAGCATATTTGGCATTTTTACTTTAATTGCATGTATGTGTTTTGTTTATTGCTAGTTTTGAACAAGCCTAATAGTCATAGTTGATTTCCATGCTCTCTATTTCAACTTTAGTAGTCTTTGTTAAAATCAAGGGTAAATTTGTAAAAGTACCAACCTACGTATCGTAATGTGTAGCAAGTTAAGCTAACTCCTTTCAAGTTGATACTTGGGTGGTTTCTAAAATAGATTGTTATTATCTCCATAATTACAAGTTATTTTATTGCTCTTAAGTTTAAGTTACAATTACGTTCTCAGAAGTACTCACAGAtatttgagctattttattTCTTATCTATTTGGAACATACGTAATAACGGATAGcccaaaatatatttgtttaagtTTTTTATGTGAGTTGTAAGCATGTGTGTCCTTGCAGGAATGTTACGGGTAGTTCATTCAGTGCTAACAAGAGCGTCAGTGAAATCATATGCTTTGAAGCAAAAGCAAACTGCTTGAACTTCTTCTTGTCGTAATTCTTTGTTGATGAGTTTAGTTTGTATTTCAGACAAATTTCTGTTTGTTAGTTTGTTACAAATGTTAGTAGATGTTTAACTTTGTCACTATTTGTGCACTATTTTTGTAAATAGTAGACACACCATAGCTAGAGACCGACTCATTCGCAACTGTTTTTCAAGAAAGTTTCAACCTATCTAAAGCATGTTCTGATATTTCTTACATATTCATGTTTGTTCTGGGTTGCCCACTTGTGTGACCATAAAAATACTGGTTTGGCTAAAGTTGTAAATAGGCTCTGAACATTTTTagagtaaaataattttgcGCATGAATCTCGACAGAACGCTGGAGGTGAAAACTCTCACAAGACTAATTAAAGATGAAAAAACATTAACGCTAGCAGCAGTTAGTGGCTTTTGTGCGCGTGATTTACACTGCATTGTTTTTGGCTTCTTTGTATGCTATACTTGCTATATTGGTTTAGGTTGCAGCTGGCTACCAGCTATATTTGTATAACTCTTTGCTACTGACAGCTTTTGGTTCGGTTTAAtcttatattttgtttattatagtTGTTTATTTATTGTAAACTTAGTCAAAATTTAGCTATATGCCTCTTTGCTTTTTGTGagttataaaaaattaagtgagattttttatatttacatttccGTTTGGGGTCTGTTTGTAATTCAGTTGTGAGCTACGAGCTACTCATTTACTTTCTTTGTTTAAAACCTGTTGTTACATAATTAAAACCATTTCacatgtttgtttttataaattgttcCACAGTAAATATATCTACATGACAATTtacagtttaaataaaaatgtttcttcAATTAACAATAGACAGAATTATTCGTAAGACTATTTAGTATCAGAATACCTAGATTGTTTGAAGTATTTAGAGCAGCTATACAAAACCATTATAGATAGATACTAAcaacatttgttttttatttacatgCACAGCCACTCATTTGGTAAAAACTGACAAGCACTGACAGCTTGCATCACTAACTTACTATGTTTATTACTCATTACTTTTATAGTTTCCCTACAGTAGGATTGAAATTGCTCTTGTGAAATCTCATTGATTTGAGCAATGCAATTCAGAGAACTAATGAAACAGGTATGACCTCTTTTAGCCGTACCAGTTGAGTTTACCAATAGGATTATCTGAAACAGGTGATATCAGCTTTGAGGTTAGGCAAAGATGATGTCGTCGGTATCACGTACATCATCCAACACGTTCAGTAGTTGGCTTCAGAAGTCACACATTTCACCTTGACCTCATGAACTCTTTGAGCACTTCTAGCACCAAGGAGTATGTGAAGAGTATCAAAGATGCTAATCACCAGTCTCTGTTTGAAAAAAAGATGGTAGTTTTAGCTGCAGTAGTCAATGTGAGTCTTTTAGCATTTATCAATTTCCGTGCAAAAACCTTAGTAGATTTTCAGGTTCTATTTTTATCTTAATTAGCCTTTTTTGCATgactttatttgtttgttttgtaacTTCAGATAGTTTGGAGTTTATTTTGTCAAGTTCTTTAAACATACAATTTATTagcttaaaatttaaaacattttcaaatcaAGTTTCTTGCAAGGACACAAACATAAAGATCAAACAATACATCACAATGAGAATATCAAAAGGCAATGACAGTTACTACAATAATACTATGGCAATATAACATGAATGACCAGAGAGTTTCAGTGAGAGACATTCCTTGAGCATTGCTACGAGACTGTTCATTGTCAATGTCTAGGAAGTAGTTATGGATAGCTTCACTTATTAGCAAAGCCATGCACTTCAAACTCATAAATGTTGAGAGTGGTATGACCCATCAATTGTAGCTGTACAAACTGTGCTTTCATAGCCTGAACACATGCTATGGTAGTAAAAAATTGGTTGAGAATGCCTTCATGCTGTTCACACAAAGAATCAGGGTTGTTGCTGTAGAAGAGTTGATCTTCTAGGATTGAAGCTGTCACAATGGCGTTTTTCACCCTTCGATAAACAGCTGGATAGGGTGAGTCTAAAATACAGGGaggtttcaaattaaaaaactgtGGAAGTAGGTATAAAAAAGGTTGATTCTCACAGACAGaagaatatttaatttattaaccGCAACAAAAAATGGTTTATGAATACTTCTTCAAAAGTCTAAATCGGCAAGATTTTAGTAAGACCTAAATAAATTATCAATATCTCAGTTATATCCATCAGCTgttgagtttttaaatttttagaagCACATATCTATAATCATTTTATACTTTAGCTAAAATTGCATGCTTTGCCAAAACAGACTTCCATCACTTGTTAATAACAAAGTTCTTTAACTGATTACCTCCACGATTGAGAATCCTAATGGCCAAAATGCAGTGAACCTGCTCT from Watersipora subatra chromosome 2, tzWatSuba1.1, whole genome shotgun sequence encodes:
- the LOC137388407 gene encoding uncharacterized protein, encoding MAKLISNEHIFARRKSVTLSSVYQSKLTGEFLNGHFAVDGVYRPPADNERLSIAHTTNEVTPWLRVDLEQVHCILAIRILNRGDSPYPAVYRRVKNAIVTASILEDQLFYSNNPDSLCEQHEGILNQFFTTIACVQAMKAQFVQLQLMGHTTLNIYEFEVHGFANK